In the genome of Armatimonadota bacterium, one region contains:
- a CDS encoding PQQ-dependent sugar dehydrogenase — protein sequence MPAKQFVVSIALAVSAAGASGQSLKATTVVTGLSSPIEIVQDPIRRNVQYIVEQGGVIKVRIDGVVRTMPLIDVSGSIVSGGEQGLLGMAVPAGFANGYFYVNCTRPGPRMQVDRYTVTQGDPYVADPATRRTVIATARTNDNHNGGKIAFGPDGMLYIGIGDGGGSGDPEGNGQNPSTLLGKMVRIDPRTDDFPTDPERSYHVPADNPFVDNDPVVARKEIWSFGLRNPFKFNFDDPNLAGNGALVIGDVGQGAWEELDYEPYVRGAGSSGGANYGWGRFEGFAQFSDRALAYSPDTKPAYVYDHGKGETVIGGRVYRGLQLGPDAFGRYFFADYITRRLWSLRFYFDANVGRWRALDLREHTAEVGSDVIGGIVSIDVDSYGELFLVDLNGKVSSLTRTDSTWIKDLTVQDGKIKSGALRNLIGIDDKDLVLSTKAGLPATSTMTVVGQTNRSSSSFFDFDAVGRLSNGSKGLLRMYARRWTDGAYVQVRAENMDSTQRRFRVTGLPAATYVRASDGRVEIRLGVQVTQSVATSTVAWNQVLMSAR from the coding sequence ATGCCCGCTAAGCAGTTCGTCGTCAGCATCGCCTTGGCCGTCAGCGCGGCCGGTGCGTCCGGCCAATCGCTAAAAGCTACGACCGTCGTGACAGGACTGTCGTCTCCCATCGAGATCGTTCAAGACCCGATCCGTCGCAACGTCCAGTACATCGTCGAACAAGGCGGTGTCATCAAAGTCCGCATCGACGGTGTCGTCCGAACGATGCCGCTGATCGATGTTTCCGGCTCGATCGTTTCCGGCGGAGAGCAAGGGCTTTTGGGGATGGCCGTACCGGCCGGCTTCGCGAACGGCTACTTCTACGTCAACTGCACCCGACCGGGGCCACGTATGCAGGTCGATCGGTACACGGTGACGCAAGGCGATCCGTACGTCGCAGACCCTGCCACCCGACGCACCGTGATCGCGACCGCACGGACGAACGACAATCATAACGGCGGCAAGATCGCCTTCGGGCCGGACGGCATGCTGTACATCGGCATAGGTGACGGCGGTGGCTCGGGCGATCCGGAAGGTAACGGTCAAAACCCGTCGACCCTCCTGGGAAAGATGGTCCGGATCGATCCTCGCACCGACGACTTTCCGACCGATCCCGAACGGAGCTACCACGTTCCTGCCGACAACCCGTTCGTCGATAACGACCCCGTCGTAGCGCGAAAGGAGATTTGGTCGTTCGGACTGCGGAACCCCTTCAAGTTCAACTTTGACGATCCGAACCTTGCCGGTAACGGTGCACTCGTGATCGGGGACGTCGGGCAAGGCGCTTGGGAGGAACTGGACTACGAACCCTATGTCCGTGGTGCCGGCAGCAGTGGCGGGGCGAACTACGGGTGGGGCCGCTTCGAAGGGTTCGCACAGTTCTCAGACCGAGCTCTCGCGTATAGTCCTGATACGAAGCCGGCATACGTCTACGACCACGGGAAGGGCGAAACGGTGATCGGTGGCCGCGTGTACCGCGGACTCCAATTGGGCCCGGACGCGTTCGGCCGCTACTTCTTCGCAGACTACATTACGCGCAGACTCTGGTCGCTGAGGTTCTATTTCGACGCGAACGTCGGTCGATGGCGGGCACTGGACCTTCGCGAGCACACGGCCGAAGTGGGCTCTGACGTCATCGGAGGAATCGTCTCGATCGATGTCGACTCCTATGGCGAACTCTTCCTCGTCGACCTCAACGGCAAGGTGTCCAGCCTGACACGGACCGATTCGACCTGGATCAAAGACCTGACCGTCCAGGACGGCAAGATCAAGAGCGGTGCCTTAAGGAACCTCATCGGGATCGACGATAAAGACCTGGTGCTCTCGACGAAAGCAGGACTGCCTGCGACGTCGACGATGACCGTCGTCGGTCAGACGAACCGCAGTTCTTCGTCCTTCTTCGACTTCGATGCCGTCGGCAGGCTCTCTAACGGCAGCAAGGGACTCCTCCGCATGTACGCCCGACGCTGGACGGACGGCGCGTATGTCCAAGTGCGAGCAGAGAACATGGACAGTACACAACGACGGTTTCGGGTGACCGGACTCCCGGCCGCGACCTATGTCAGGGCTTCGGACGGCCGGGTCGAAATCAGGCTCGGCGTCCAAGTGACGCAAAGCGTCGCCACGTCCACGGTCGCTTGGAACCAGGTCCTGATGTCCGCTCGTTAA
- a CDS encoding PQQ-dependent sugar dehydrogenase, protein MSRTLALAFVASALPSLAGAQLRVSTWSVGSLVQPVAVVQHPTDPHVQFIVQQTGAILVAVDGNVLTTPFLTLSVLNGSERGLLGLCFDPDYATNGYFYVNYTRPGVYMQLSRFSRDPIDPLKGDPTSEAKILRTQRPFSNHNSGTVMFGPDRMLYLPTGDGGSGGDPANRAQNPNELLGKMLRIDPRSDDFPGDPEANYHVPPDNPFLDSDPITARGEIWAFGLRNPWKFSFDDPKWLGTGAMLLPDVGQGAWEEFNYEPAGKGGRNYGWSRFEGFAIYDGSRNLAYQPHTTPVHAYGHGLGIAITGGYVYRGLELGPEFFGRYFFADYGTGRLWSAGLVLDGAGEATLGDVKEHTSELGASIGNPSSIDVDETGELYLCDVGSNRVLKLYRADSAWLTDVSRADGLITDGQVRSLVAADGKTLRIVPFSPVQSPTKKTTTVVGFKTNKTGAASFVLDIEARMSQNLNVPTVVKVKNWTSGDYDTVDSFSLNGTMSLHTSTFASADHVRASDQRIEIRIETSYTGPVLAAALATLIERATCTPH, encoded by the coding sequence ATGTCCCGGACTCTTGCTCTCGCCTTCGTCGCCTCCGCCTTGCCCTCATTGGCAGGCGCCCAGCTCCGCGTCTCGACCTGGTCGGTCGGTTCTCTTGTCCAACCCGTCGCGGTCGTCCAGCATCCAACCGACCCGCACGTCCAGTTCATCGTCCAACAAACCGGAGCGATCCTTGTGGCCGTAGACGGGAACGTCTTGACGACCCCCTTCTTGACCCTCAGCGTGTTGAACGGCAGCGAGCGGGGACTTCTAGGCCTCTGCTTCGACCCCGACTATGCGACGAACGGTTACTTCTACGTCAACTACACGCGTCCGGGCGTCTACATGCAACTGTCCCGATTCAGCCGCGACCCGATCGATCCGCTTAAGGGCGATCCGACGTCCGAGGCCAAGATCCTGCGGACGCAACGGCCGTTCTCGAACCACAACTCCGGTACGGTCATGTTCGGCCCCGATCGTATGCTGTACCTTCCGACCGGAGACGGCGGCAGTGGCGGAGACCCCGCCAACCGCGCCCAGAACCCCAACGAGTTGCTGGGCAAGATGCTCCGGATCGATCCTCGGTCCGACGACTTTCCTGGCGACCCGGAGGCGAACTACCACGTTCCTCCTGACAACCCCTTCCTGGACAGCGATCCGATCACGGCCCGAGGGGAGATCTGGGCGTTCGGTCTTCGCAACCCTTGGAAGTTTTCGTTCGACGATCCCAAGTGGCTGGGCACCGGCGCGATGCTGCTACCGGACGTCGGACAGGGCGCCTGGGAGGAGTTCAACTACGAACCCGCCGGAAAGGGGGGTCGGAACTACGGGTGGAGCCGGTTCGAAGGCTTTGCGATCTACGACGGCAGCCGCAACTTGGCCTACCAGCCGCATACGACGCCCGTCCACGCATACGGCCACGGACTTGGAATCGCGATCACGGGCGGATACGTCTACCGAGGTCTGGAACTCGGCCCGGAGTTCTTCGGCAGGTACTTCTTCGCCGATTACGGCACCGGGCGATTGTGGTCTGCCGGGCTCGTTCTGGACGGAGCCGGAGAGGCGACCTTGGGCGACGTGAAAGAACACACGTCCGAACTCGGGGCTTCGATCGGCAATCCGTCGTCGATCGACGTAGACGAGACAGGCGAGCTGTACCTTTGCGACGTCGGATCGAACCGGGTCTTGAAGCTGTACCGGGCCGACTCGGCCTGGCTGACGGACGTCTCGCGCGCCGACGGCCTCATCACGGACGGACAAGTCCGATCGCTCGTCGCCGCTGACGGCAAGACCTTACGGATCGTGCCGTTCTCGCCCGTCCAATCGCCGACCAAAAAGACGACGACGGTCGTCGGGTTTAAGACCAATAAGACCGGTGCGGCTTCCTTCGTCCTGGACATCGAGGCGAGGATGAGCCAGAACCTCAACGTCCCGACCGTCGTGAAGGTCAAGAACTGGACGAGCGGCGATTACGACACAGTAGACTCGTTCTCTCTCAACGGGACGATGAGCCTCCATACCTCGACGTTCGCCTCGGCCGATCACGTCCGGGCCTCTGACCAAAGGATCGAAATCCGGATCGAAACCTCGTACACCGGCCCCGTCTTGGCCGCCGCTTTGGCGACGTTGATCGAACGGGCGACCTGTACGCCCCATTAG
- the pruA gene encoding L-glutamate gamma-semialdehyde dehydrogenase — translation MDRGDFNVAIPQNEPVLTYGPGTKERAEIKAKLADLKSQAVDVPMYIGGHEVRSGDTKDLRPPHERAHVLGRFHAGRAEHVSQAIDAALKARHDWSRTSWENRASIFLKAADLIATKHRQFMNGTTMLGQSKNVYQAEIDSACEIIDFLRFNVRFLSEIYRNQPISSPGVHNRTEYRPLEGFVLAITPFNFTAIGGNLPTSAALCGNVVVWKPANTQIYAAQAFMRILHEAGLPDGVVNLVYPDGPTVGDVCFGHREFAGVHFTGSTGVFNHMWKTIGANVANYRTYPRIVGETGGKDFVIAHRSADPAVVATALLRGAFEYQGQKCSAASRAYLPSNIADEVLERLVEGVKSFKMGTVEDFSNFINAVIDEKSFDNIMRYVDGAKADPDVDVLVGGGGDKTEGFFVQPTVLKSRNPKSTTMCEEIFGPVLTVHVYDAEKFDDALDLVDSTSPYALTGAVIAQDRSAVETALDRLRDAAGNFYINDKPTGAVVGQQPFGGARSSGTNDKAGSSLNLMRWLSARTVKETFVPPTDYRYPFLQEP, via the coding sequence ATGGACCGCGGAGATTTCAACGTCGCAATCCCCCAAAACGAGCCCGTCTTGACGTACGGCCCCGGCACGAAGGAGCGGGCTGAAATCAAGGCCAAGCTCGCAGACCTCAAGAGCCAAGCGGTCGATGTACCGATGTACATCGGCGGGCATGAGGTCCGGTCCGGAGACACGAAAGACCTTCGCCCTCCCCACGAACGCGCCCACGTCCTCGGCCGGTTCCACGCCGGTCGGGCCGAGCACGTCTCCCAAGCGATCGACGCGGCGCTTAAGGCCCGCCACGACTGGTCGAGGACGAGTTGGGAGAACCGGGCTTCCATCTTTCTGAAAGCGGCGGACTTGATCGCGACCAAGCACCGTCAGTTCATGAACGGCACGACGATGCTGGGTCAGAGCAAGAACGTCTATCAGGCCGAGATCGACAGCGCGTGCGAGATCATCGACTTCCTCCGGTTCAACGTCCGGTTTCTGAGCGAGATCTACCGCAATCAGCCGATCAGTTCGCCGGGCGTCCACAACCGCACGGAGTACAGGCCGCTCGAAGGGTTCGTCCTCGCGATCACGCCGTTCAATTTCACCGCGATCGGCGGGAACCTTCCGACCAGTGCCGCACTTTGCGGCAACGTCGTCGTCTGGAAGCCCGCGAACACCCAGATCTATGCCGCACAAGCGTTCATGAGGATCTTGCATGAGGCCGGCCTTCCCGACGGGGTCGTCAACCTCGTGTATCCGGACGGCCCGACCGTCGGTGACGTGTGTTTCGGACACCGAGAGTTCGCCGGAGTGCATTTCACGGGTTCGACCGGTGTCTTCAACCACATGTGGAAGACCATCGGCGCGAACGTCGCCAACTATCGCACGTACCCCCGGATCGTCGGCGAAACAGGAGGAAAGGACTTCGTGATCGCACACAGGTCGGCCGACCCCGCCGTCGTCGCCACGGCCCTTTTGCGCGGGGCCTTTGAATACCAAGGGCAAAAGTGCTCGGCCGCTTCCCGGGCCTACCTCCCGTCCAATATCGCGGACGAGGTGCTGGAGAGACTCGTCGAAGGCGTGAAGTCTTTCAAGATGGGGACCGTCGAGGATTTCTCCAACTTCATCAATGCGGTCATCGACGAAAAGAGCTTCGACAACATCATGCGGTACGTCGACGGGGCCAAGGCTGACCCCGATGTCGACGTGCTCGTGGGGGGCGGAGGCGACAAGACCGAGGGCTTCTTCGTACAGCCGACCGTCCTCAAGTCCCGAAACCCGAAGAGCACGACGATGTGCGAAGAGATCTTCGGCCCGGTCTTGACCGTTCACGTGTACGATGCCGAGAAGTTCGACGATGCCTTGGACCTGGTCGATTCCACCTCGCCCTATGCGCTGACCGGAGCCGTAATCGCCCAGGACCGATCGGCGGTCGAAACGGCGCTCGACAGACTACGCGATGCCGCGGGCAACTTCTACATCAACGACAAGCCGACAGGAGCGGTCGTGGGCCAGCAACCGTTCGGGGGAGCCCGGTCGAGCGGGACGAACGACAAGGCCGGGTCCAGCTTGAACCTGATGCGGTGGCTGAGCGCGAGGACCGTTAAGGAAACCTTCGTTCCGCCCACCGACTACCGGTATCCCTTCCTTCAAGAACCGTAA
- a CDS encoding glycoside hydrolase family 127 protein produces the protein MTLAFVAAFAMSDSNSVLDRLPSTPSSRHYDGRRAPLSESPVMKLPTGAVRAGGWLKVQLDLQREGFSGRLPEISRFLDPKNNAWMGTGSGERAGWEELPYWLKGQVSLAYVSDDKKLIAEIQPWIEATLKSQKPDGWFGPETNRKTKLGTPDLWPNMLMQSVLQTYCEATGDKRVVPFLLKYTDYLASLSEKELIDPRHYWHYHRVGDQLASLVWLYDRTGETKILGLAARFHKASSDWVGGVANRHGVNFAQGFREPATWSVFSKSPTDWKATERDLKAFRDEFGQAPGGMYGADENARDGKTDPRQAAESCAVVEMMFSHELLFLYSGDPSWCDKAEDVAFNWMPVTMTPDLKALRYLQSPNMAVSDSGSKSPGVENGGPMFLMDPNDHRCCQHNVGMGWPYFTEHLWTATAGDGLLASILAPSTVKARVGDGTTVTIVETTDYPFDETVRFKVDAPKPVAFPLSLRIPAWCDGAKVSVNGKKLALAPKGGQFVRIDRTWRTGDSVELTLPMSVETQTWPARPGTLSVSRGPLAYSLRIEEEYSKVPRTNGWDAYEILPKSPWNYGLTSTKPSFKVVKKALKPGVQAFDLQNVPVALTTTARRIPEWSFDMYGLTSTLQESPALSKERDEQVTLVPMGAARLRVTVFPTVTSGPKGHKWVKPREARKPIPTTYSHRNWWDSEAAPSDGLLPGSSDDEDMPRFTWWDHKGTEEWLQYTFPADRTFQTCRVYWFDDGDRGGCRVPASWKVQVKTDGTWTDVAAEGAYPVVKDGWSEVKFRPVGGREIRIVAHLKQGFSSGVLEWEVG, from the coding sequence GTGACCCTTGCGTTCGTCGCCGCATTCGCCATGTCCGACAGCAACTCCGTCCTCGACCGGTTACCTTCGACGCCTTCGAGCCGCCACTACGATGGCCGCCGTGCGCCCCTCTCCGAGTCGCCCGTCATGAAGCTGCCGACAGGCGCCGTCCGCGCGGGAGGTTGGCTCAAGGTCCAGCTCGACCTTCAGCGAGAAGGGTTTTCGGGACGGTTACCTGAGATCAGCAGGTTCCTCGATCCGAAGAACAACGCATGGATGGGGACAGGCTCGGGCGAACGGGCGGGATGGGAGGAACTTCCGTATTGGCTCAAGGGCCAGGTATCGCTCGCCTACGTGAGCGACGACAAGAAGCTCATCGCCGAGATCCAGCCGTGGATCGAAGCGACGCTGAAGAGCCAAAAACCGGACGGATGGTTCGGCCCGGAAACGAACAGGAAGACCAAGCTTGGGACGCCCGACCTCTGGCCGAACATGCTCATGCAGTCGGTGTTGCAGACGTACTGCGAAGCGACCGGCGACAAGCGGGTCGTACCGTTCCTTCTGAAATACACGGACTATCTGGCCTCGCTCAGTGAGAAGGAACTGATCGATCCGCGGCATTACTGGCACTACCACCGCGTCGGCGACCAACTCGCGAGCCTGGTCTGGCTCTACGACCGCACCGGAGAGACCAAGATCCTGGGTCTTGCCGCGCGGTTCCACAAGGCGAGTTCCGACTGGGTCGGCGGCGTCGCCAACCGCCACGGCGTCAACTTCGCCCAAGGCTTCCGAGAGCCCGCGACATGGTCCGTGTTCTCGAAGTCGCCCACGGACTGGAAGGCGACGGAACGCGACCTCAAGGCGTTCCGCGACGAGTTCGGCCAAGCACCTGGCGGGATGTACGGCGCCGACGAGAACGCCCGTGACGGAAAGACCGATCCTCGGCAGGCGGCGGAAAGCTGTGCCGTCGTCGAAATGATGTTCTCTCACGAGCTGCTGTTCCTGTACAGCGGAGACCCGTCGTGGTGCGACAAGGCCGAGGACGTCGCCTTCAATTGGATGCCCGTCACGATGACGCCGGACCTCAAGGCCCTTCGCTATCTCCAATCGCCGAACATGGCGGTTTCGGACAGTGGCTCCAAGAGTCCGGGGGTCGAAAACGGTGGCCCGATGTTCCTCATGGACCCCAACGACCACCGGTGTTGCCAGCACAACGTCGGCATGGGATGGCCGTACTTCACCGAGCACTTATGGACGGCGACTGCAGGCGACGGACTGCTTGCATCGATCCTCGCACCGAGTACGGTCAAAGCCAGGGTGGGCGACGGCACGACGGTCACGATCGTCGAAACGACCGACTATCCGTTCGACGAGACGGTCCGGTTCAAAGTCGACGCACCGAAGCCGGTGGCGTTCCCGCTGTCATTGCGGATCCCAGCGTGGTGCGACGGGGCGAAGGTCAGCGTCAACGGAAAGAAGCTCGCGCTCGCGCCGAAGGGCGGACAGTTCGTCCGCATCGACCGCACGTGGCGGACGGGTGACAGCGTCGAACTCACGCTGCCCATGTCCGTCGAAACTCAGACTTGGCCGGCGCGGCCTGGCACGCTTAGTGTCAGCCGCGGGCCGTTGGCGTACTCGCTCCGGATCGAAGAGGAGTACAGCAAGGTTCCCCGCACGAACGGATGGGACGCCTACGAGATCCTTCCGAAGTCGCCTTGGAACTACGGTCTGACGTCTACGAAACCAAGCTTCAAGGTCGTCAAGAAGGCTCTGAAGCCGGGCGTGCAGGCGTTCGACCTCCAGAACGTCCCCGTCGCGCTGACGACCACGGCCCGACGGATTCCCGAGTGGAGCTTCGACATGTACGGATTGACGTCGACGCTTCAAGAGTCGCCCGCCCTTTCGAAGGAGCGCGACGAGCAAGTGACTTTGGTGCCGATGGGTGCGGCCCGACTCCGGGTCACCGTCTTCCCGACCGTCACGTCCGGCCCGAAGGGCCACAAATGGGTCAAGCCGCGGGAGGCCCGAAAGCCGATCCCGACGACCTACTCCCACCGCAACTGGTGGGACAGCGAGGCCGCGCCGAGCGACGGTTTGCTTCCCGGCTCCTCCGACGACGAGGACATGCCCCGCTTCACGTGGTGGGACCACAAAGGGACGGAAGAGTGGCTCCAGTACACGTTCCCGGCCGACCGCACGTTCCAGACGTGCCGCGTCTATTGGTTCGACGACGGGGACCGGGGCGGCTGCCGGGTGCCTGCGTCGTGGAAAGTGCAGGTCAAAACGGACGGGACTTGGACGGACGTCGCGGCGGAAGGCGCCTACCCGGTCGTGAAAGACGGCTGGTCGGAGGTCAAGTTCCGTCCGGTCGGCGGCCGCGAGATCCGGATCGTCGCCCATTTGAAACAGGGATTTTCGTCCGGCGTCCTCGAGTGGGAAGTCGGTTAA
- a CDS encoding MmcQ/YjbR family DNA-binding protein, with the protein MTRDPLSRVRHAFAAMADVVERPSHGEPAWFYRDKRQIAMWADHHHDDRVALWCAAPPGVQQALTESEPERYFRPPYVGHRGWIGIDFGADPDWDTVETLVSDAYRLIASKR; encoded by the coding sequence ATGACCAGGGATCCACTGAGCCGCGTCCGTCATGCGTTCGCCGCTATGGCCGACGTCGTCGAACGTCCGAGCCATGGCGAACCCGCCTGGTTCTATCGCGATAAGCGGCAGATCGCAATGTGGGCCGACCACCACCACGACGATCGGGTCGCCCTCTGGTGCGCCGCGCCGCCTGGCGTCCAGCAAGCTCTGACCGAATCAGAACCCGAGCGTTACTTCCGTCCGCCGTACGTCGGCCATAGGGGTTGGATCGGTATCGACTTTGGCGCGGACCCGGATTGGGACACGGTCGAAACCCTCGTGTCGGACGCTTACCGACTGATCGCGTCGAAGCGCTGA
- a CDS encoding DUF1080 domain-containing protein, whose translation MVGLAVLLAAAPHDTEALFNGRDLSGWHMDVPERDKNPDARKPFVVRDGVLVSLGTPGGHLITDKSFHDYRLRLEYRFVDKPGNCGVLVHASKPRRLYGMFPQSIEVQLQSGDAGDFWCIGEDITVPDMEKRRGPKADWGVDGDKARRIVNLTDGSEKPLKYWNTMTIECRKSTVKVWVNGDLVNDGDRATASSGHIALQAEGTEVEFRKLELTKL comes from the coding sequence ATGGTCGGACTCGCAGTGCTCTTGGCGGCGGCGCCCCACGATACCGAAGCGTTGTTCAACGGCCGCGATCTCAGCGGCTGGCACATGGACGTGCCGGAAAGGGACAAAAACCCTGATGCGCGAAAACCGTTCGTCGTCCGCGACGGTGTTCTGGTCAGCCTTGGCACGCCGGGCGGGCACCTCATCACGGACAAGTCCTTCCACGACTATCGTCTGCGGCTCGAGTACCGGTTCGTCGACAAGCCCGGCAACTGCGGAGTCCTCGTCCATGCTTCGAAGCCCAGGCGGCTGTACGGCATGTTCCCGCAATCCATCGAAGTGCAGCTCCAAAGCGGGGATGCCGGCGACTTCTGGTGTATCGGTGAAGACATCACGGTCCCCGACATGGAAAAGAGGCGCGGGCCGAAAGCGGACTGGGGCGTCGACGGCGACAAGGCGAGACGGATCGTCAATTTGACCGACGGGTCAGAAAAACCGCTGAAGTATTGGAACACGATGACGATCGAGTGCCGTAAATCGACGGTCAAGGTCTGGGTGAACGGCGACCTCGTCAACGACGGCGACCGCGCGACCGCTTCGTCCGGCCATATCGCCCTCCAAGCCGAAGGGACCGAAGTCGAGTTCCGAAAGCTCGAACTGACGAAACTTTAA
- a CDS encoding caspase family protein, whose product MSLVYEDAGLADKPATHIFLVGVGDYRYMRRPGEAVVDAPQGSFYPEAADLERLSSPPASASAMAAWFLDNQARLSRPLGSLRLLLSPGPFAPGVGPEVEVGAATFENATEDANAWRSALDRHPDNFGVFYFCGHGFFDADSGESLLLFEDFGKQNRDFYEHCCNSDKFYRAMRSCAAKTQVYWFDACRNTLDSWMKFPRDRASKLVNARMSAASESSMPIARSTSPNAQSFGDKGGLSRFATTLLDCLKMYGAEEVGNQWMVTTDSIGVSVRDVSNPRKMGLGGGYVELDGNNAAKVPFLRVPDPRVCAKVYGEPSGVLETTRVVCTDSSGATETHGPAPEPVRFTLKMGRCTMWLDGALALGTRREFYAKPPVLVAELE is encoded by the coding sequence GTGAGCCTCGTCTACGAAGACGCCGGACTGGCCGACAAACCCGCCACGCACATCTTCCTCGTCGGGGTCGGCGACTACCGTTATATGCGTCGCCCTGGCGAAGCAGTGGTCGATGCGCCCCAAGGGAGTTTCTATCCCGAAGCTGCGGATCTCGAACGACTGTCGTCTCCTCCGGCGTCGGCGTCGGCCATGGCCGCTTGGTTCCTGGACAATCAGGCCCGACTCTCTCGGCCGTTAGGATCCTTGCGCCTGTTGCTGAGCCCCGGCCCGTTCGCGCCCGGTGTCGGCCCCGAAGTCGAAGTGGGAGCGGCGACGTTCGAGAACGCGACGGAAGACGCCAACGCGTGGCGGTCTGCCCTGGACCGTCATCCTGATAACTTCGGAGTCTTCTACTTCTGCGGCCACGGGTTCTTCGACGCCGATTCTGGAGAAAGCCTCCTTCTCTTTGAAGACTTCGGGAAGCAGAACCGGGACTTCTACGAGCACTGTTGCAACTCGGACAAGTTCTACCGCGCGATGAGGTCGTGCGCGGCGAAGACACAGGTGTACTGGTTCGACGCGTGCCGCAATACCCTTGACTCCTGGATGAAGTTCCCCCGAGACCGCGCGTCCAAGCTCGTCAATGCGCGGATGTCGGCGGCTTCCGAAAGCTCGATGCCGATCGCACGCAGCACGAGCCCGAACGCCCAGTCGTTCGGTGACAAGGGCGGACTGAGCCGCTTCGCAACGACCCTGCTCGACTGCCTCAAGATGTACGGGGCCGAGGAAGTGGGAAACCAATGGATGGTGACGACGGACTCGATCGGCGTTTCGGTCCGGGACGTATCGAACCCTCGCAAGATGGGCCTCGGCGGCGGCTACGTCGAGCTGGACGGCAACAACGCGGCAAAGGTGCCGTTCTTGCGCGTTCCCGACCCAAGGGTCTGCGCGAAGGTTTACGGTGAACCTTCTGGCGTCCTCGAAACGACAAGAGTGGTCTGTACGGATTCCTCGGGCGCGACGGAGACCCATGGACCTGCTCCCGAGCCGGTCCGGTTTACGTTGAAGATGGGGCGGTGCACGATGTGGCTTGACGGTGCCTTAGCACTCGGGACGCGGCGGGAGTTTTACGCTAAACCCCCCGTCCTGGTCGCGGAGTTGGAGTGA
- a CDS encoding mandelate racemase/muconate lactonizing enzyme family protein: protein MKITRIAAYRIDLPLKEGSYKWSGGKSVDVFDSTIVRVETDSGLAGHGEVCPLGPFYLPAYAAGVRSGLQELAPHVIGLDPRQTGVLNDVMDRAMKGHPYVKSGIDIACWDILGQATGQPVATLLGGRYGDDFVLYRAISQVAPQEMAANVHGYRSEGYRRFQLKVGGDPDTDIARIKAVRDVLSPTDKLVADANTGWTVHEAIRVVNAVRDVDVYIEQPCPSYEECRSVRERTTLPFVLDEVVDSLDALVRVASHRSADVVNLKISKFGGLTKARQARDFCASMGIAMTIEDSWGGDVTTAAIAHLAHSTPTPLLFTSTDFNSYVTVQNAKGAPQRKDGRMAASTAPGLGVEPDFDLLGGPLVDVTEV from the coding sequence ATGAAGATCACGCGGATCGCGGCGTACCGGATTGACCTGCCGCTGAAGGAAGGCTCCTATAAGTGGTCGGGCGGCAAGTCCGTCGACGTGTTCGACAGCACGATCGTCCGGGTCGAGACCGATTCTGGCCTTGCGGGCCACGGCGAGGTGTGCCCCCTAGGGCCGTTCTATCTGCCTGCCTATGCGGCGGGAGTCCGCTCCGGGTTGCAAGAGCTAGCCCCCCACGTGATCGGTCTGGACCCCCGACAGACGGGGGTGCTCAACGACGTGATGGACCGCGCGATGAAGGGTCACCCTTACGTGAAGTCGGGGATCGACATCGCCTGCTGGGACATTCTTGGACAAGCGACGGGCCAACCGGTCGCCACCCTTCTGGGTGGCCGTTACGGGGACGACTTCGTTCTGTACCGTGCCATCTCGCAGGTCGCGCCACAAGAGATGGCCGCCAACGTCCATGGCTACAGGTCGGAGGGCTATCGTCGGTTCCAGCTCAAAGTCGGAGGCGATCCCGACACGGACATTGCCCGGATCAAGGCGGTCAGGGACGTCCTTTCGCCGACCGACAAGCTCGTCGCCGACGCGAACACCGGTTGGACGGTGCACGAAGCGATCAGGGTCGTCAACGCCGTCCGCGACGTCGACGTCTACATCGAGCAGCCTTGTCCGAGCTATGAGGAGTGCCGCTCGGTCCGGGAGCGCACGACGCTGCCGTTCGTCCTGGACGAGGTCGTCGACAGCCTTGACGCGCTCGTCCGGGTCGCGTCGCACCGGTCTGCGGACGTCGTCAATTTGAAGATCAGTAAGTTCGGCGGTTTGACCAAAGCGAGACAAGCCCGCGACTTCTGTGCGTCGATGGGGATCGCGATGACGATCGAAGACAGTTGGGGCGGCGACGTGACGACCGCCGCCATCGCCCATTTGGCGCACAGCACTCCGACCCCCCTCCTCTTCACGTCGACGGACTTTAACAGCTACGTCACGGTCCAAAACGCGAAAGGGGCGCCGCAACGGAAAGACGGCCGCATGGCCGCGTCGACCGCGCCAGGCCTGGGCGTGGAGCCGGATTTTGACCTTTTGGGCGGCCCGCTGGTCGATGTGACCGAGGTCTAG